From Streptomyces sp. NBC_01460, a single genomic window includes:
- a CDS encoding GvpL/GvpF family gas vesicle protein translates to MTENGVYVYAILPAADSLPAGAVGVGGPPAELRLVGAGQVTAVVSDAPPRLRARRRDLMAHQDLLLLLSDGGPVLPMRFGTVAPDEASVRAQLAGSEPDHVEALRHLDRSVEINIKALPAQDALAAVVTEEKNVRRLREEVRRRPTYEANVRLGEAVATALSRRAADAGQKLLRKLTPLARAVAAGPEVQGCALNVSFLVEQQGSDEFLATARRFAGTHREHVELRVAGPLPCYSFVPSRGPLRTGAGV, encoded by the coding sequence GTGACCGAGAACGGCGTCTACGTCTACGCGATCCTTCCGGCGGCAGATTCGCTCCCGGCCGGCGCCGTCGGTGTGGGGGGTCCCCCGGCCGAACTGCGGCTGGTCGGCGCCGGACAGGTGACCGCTGTCGTGAGCGACGCACCGCCACGACTGCGCGCACGGCGGAGGGACCTGATGGCACACCAGGATCTTCTGCTCCTCCTTTCGGACGGCGGCCCCGTGCTGCCCATGCGGTTCGGCACGGTCGCACCGGACGAGGCGTCGGTCCGCGCCCAGTTGGCTGGATCGGAGCCCGACCACGTCGAGGCGCTCCGCCACCTCGACCGCAGCGTGGAGATCAACATCAAGGCGCTCCCCGCCCAGGACGCACTCGCGGCCGTCGTCACCGAGGAGAAGAACGTACGGCGCCTGCGCGAGGAAGTCCGCAGACGCCCCACCTACGAGGCGAACGTCCGACTCGGTGAGGCCGTGGCCACAGCGCTGTCGCGCAGGGCGGCCGATGCGGGCCAGAAGCTCCTGCGCAAGCTCACGCCCCTGGCCCGTGCGGTCGCTGCCGGGCCGGAGGTGCAAGGGTGCGCGCTCAACGTCTCCTTCCTCGTCGAACAGCAGGGGAGCGATGAGTTCCTCGCGACCGCGCGCCGGTTCGCCGGCACGCACAGGGAGCACGTCGAGCTGCGTGTCGCGGGGCCGTTGCCCTGCTACAGCTTCGTCCCCTCCCGCGGTCCGCTGCGAACGGGCGCGGGGGTCTGA
- a CDS encoding gas vesicle protein GvpG, giving the protein MGLFSGLLLLPLAPVRGVIWVAEKANDAAERELHDPGVIRAQLAALNQELENGDVSLEEFEREEEELLDRLHAVRVRPAPNH; this is encoded by the coding sequence ATGGGACTGTTCAGCGGCCTTCTCCTGCTGCCCCTGGCACCGGTCCGCGGAGTGATCTGGGTGGCGGAGAAGGCGAACGACGCCGCCGAACGTGAGCTGCACGACCCGGGCGTGATCCGGGCGCAGCTCGCCGCGCTGAATCAGGAGCTCGAGAACGGCGACGTCAGCCTGGAGGAGTTCGAACGGGAGGAGGAGGAACTGCTCGACCGGCTGCACGCCGTACGCGTCCGCCCCGCGCCGAACCACTGA
- a CDS encoding histone protein translates to MEEQTKVTLAAALVGGYVLGRTKKGRLALSVATYLAGRRFGLEPRQLAAEGMRRLGEMPQFAELQDQLKGEVLDSGRKALTAAADRGMNSLADAISDRTARLGQPAEEDEEDEENEEYEGEYDDEEPEYEDEDEEYEEDEEPEDEEEEETDDEDEDEDEDEEEEEGEEDENEPEEPEEPEEPRSGGRRTGKKAAAKKQPAAKKAPAKKAPAKKAAAKKSPEKKSAPAKKTAAKKTAAKKSAPAKKSAPAKKAAAKKSAPAKKSAARKAPAKKSAPAKKSSARKSTPAKKTTSSKRAASQRGERRR, encoded by the coding sequence ATGGAAGAACAGACGAAGGTGACGCTCGCAGCAGCTCTGGTGGGCGGATACGTACTCGGCCGGACCAAGAAAGGCCGCCTGGCGCTCTCCGTAGCGACCTATCTGGCAGGCAGGCGCTTCGGTCTGGAACCCCGCCAGCTCGCCGCCGAAGGCATGCGACGGCTGGGCGAGATGCCGCAGTTCGCGGAATTGCAGGACCAGCTGAAGGGCGAGGTCCTCGACTCCGGCCGCAAGGCACTCACGGCGGCGGCCGATCGAGGCATGAACTCACTGGCCGACGCCATCAGCGACCGGACGGCGCGGCTCGGGCAGCCCGCGGAGGAAGACGAAGAGGACGAGGAGAACGAGGAGTACGAGGGCGAGTACGACGACGAAGAGCCCGAGTACGAGGACGAGGACGAGGAGTACGAAGAGGACGAGGAACCGGAGGACGAGGAAGAAGAGGAAACGGACGACGAGGACGAGGACGAGGACGAGGACGAAGAAGAGGAAGAGGGGGAGGAGGACGAGAACGAGCCGGAGGAGCCGGAGGAGCCGGAGGAGCCGCGTTCGGGCGGTCGCCGGACCGGTAAGAAGGCGGCGGCGAAGAAGCAGCCGGCTGCCAAGAAGGCTCCTGCGAAGAAGGCGCCGGCGAAGAAGGCCGCGGCGAAGAAGAGCCCGGAGAAGAAGTCTGCACCGGCCAAGAAGACCGCGGCCAAGAAGACCGCGGCCAAGAAGTCCGCACCGGCCAAGAAGTCCGCCCCGGCGAAGAAGGCGGCTGCCAAGAAGTCGGCACCGGCGAAGAAGTCCGCAGCTCGGAAGGCACCGGCCAAGAAGTCGGCACCGGCCAAGAAGTCGTCGGCCAGGAAGTCCACTCCGGCGAAGAAGACGACGTCATCGAAGCGAGCCGCGTCCCAGCGCGGCGAACGGCGGAGGTAG
- a CDS encoding SRPBCC family protein, with protein MARTDKDEPEAEESGIDRLRGELTGFLGAQSERLAQKAGDKLTGLTGQLTDIAENGGSLPSIASRVMQGESPVKAFVSEKAGSVKDKVVDKAKEAFGGGKGKSKSSGGKSMNIIEVLDVGVPLRTAYDHWTAYDEFSSFTKGVQSVSMGDEETESDWKVKIGPSSRSFKATVQEQVPDDRIVWTSEGAKGSTRGCVSFHELAPSLTRIVLVVEYYPAGFFEKTGNLWRVQGRRMRLDFKLFQRFVTLTDEEPEGWRGEIRDGEVVETHEDAMEREEAENEESDDSEYEDGEEPEDEEEAEDSEPEDEEDDEEPEDDYEDEEEPEEEEEEDEVEPEEEEEPEEEEEEEAAPRKRRSRRASR; from the coding sequence ATGGCCAGGACGGACAAGGACGAACCAGAGGCGGAGGAGTCCGGCATCGACCGTCTCCGCGGGGAGCTCACCGGCTTCCTCGGCGCGCAGTCGGAGCGGCTCGCGCAGAAGGCCGGTGACAAGCTGACAGGACTCACCGGCCAGCTCACGGACATCGCCGAGAACGGCGGATCGCTTCCGTCGATCGCCTCCCGCGTCATGCAGGGCGAATCACCCGTGAAGGCCTTCGTCTCGGAGAAGGCCGGGAGCGTCAAGGACAAAGTCGTGGACAAGGCCAAGGAAGCATTCGGGGGTGGGAAGGGCAAGAGCAAGTCCAGCGGAGGCAAGTCCATGAACATCATCGAGGTCCTCGATGTCGGAGTGCCCCTGCGTACCGCGTACGACCACTGGACGGCGTACGACGAGTTCAGCAGCTTCACGAAGGGCGTCCAGAGCGTCTCGATGGGGGACGAGGAGACGGAGAGCGACTGGAAGGTCAAGATCGGTCCCTCCTCCCGCAGCTTCAAGGCGACGGTCCAGGAGCAGGTCCCCGATGACCGCATCGTGTGGACCTCCGAGGGGGCCAAGGGATCCACGCGCGGATGTGTCAGCTTCCACGAACTGGCGCCGAGCCTCACCAGGATCGTGCTGGTGGTGGAGTACTACCCCGCGGGGTTCTTCGAGAAGACGGGAAACCTGTGGCGGGTGCAGGGACGCCGCATGCGGCTCGACTTCAAACTCTTCCAGCGGTTCGTCACGCTCACCGACGAGGAGCCCGAAGGCTGGCGCGGTGAGATCCGCGACGGCGAAGTCGTGGAGACGCACGAGGACGCCATGGAGAGGGAGGAAGCCGAGAACGAGGAGTCCGACGACTCCGAGTACGAGGACGGGGAGGAGCCCGAGGACGAGGAGGAAGCCGAGGACTCCGAGCCCGAGGACGAAGAGGACGACGAGGAACCCGAAGACGATTACGAGGACGAGGAAGAGCCCGAAGAAGAAGAGGAAGAGGACGAAGTAGAGCCCGAGGAAGAAGAGGAGCCGGAGGAGGAAGAGGAAGAAGAAGCCGCCCCCCGGAAGCGACGTTCGCGGAGGGCCTCGAGGTGA
- a CDS encoding gas vesicle protein — MTDLDLGRDGYQYPVPGPANTNLADILERVLDKGIVIAGDIKIDLLDIELLTIRLRLFVASVDTAKKAGIDWWETDPALSSRAARNSLQDENRELRERLEALEAKTDETSDR; from the coding sequence GTGACCGATCTCGACCTGGGGCGTGACGGGTACCAGTACCCGGTTCCGGGACCGGCGAACACGAACCTCGCCGACATCCTCGAACGCGTCCTGGACAAAGGCATCGTCATCGCGGGCGACATCAAGATCGACCTCCTCGACATCGAACTGCTCACCATCCGGCTCCGCCTGTTCGTGGCGTCGGTGGACACCGCCAAGAAGGCGGGGATCGACTGGTGGGAGACGGATCCCGCGCTGAGTTCGCGTGCGGCCCGGAACTCCCTCCAGGACGAGAACCGCGAACTGCGCGAGCGTCTCGAGGCGCTCGAGGCGAAGACGGACGAGACCTCGGACCGGTGA
- a CDS encoding GvpL/GvpF family gas vesicle protein, translating into MTERGPGQPSDESAVYVFAVCEAPDPAAFAGLPGVAAGEPLRRLRCGALTAIVQTVRAADFTDEVWQARVADRSELERYARAHHDVVSAVAASCPTVPLPLATLYHGEARARQSLLDESERFRAALERTAGHAEWGVKVYAAEPPESAPDPEPVPLRPDRAARGTRPAPGAGLAYLERKRGVQARREQRHEEALRVAETVDAGFQDLAAAGRRLRLHASVPEENGRVQVLNATYLVAEHLEADIEALTRTLRDGTGARIEISGPWVPYSFVGEV; encoded by the coding sequence ATGACGGAGCGGGGACCAGGACAGCCCTCGGACGAGAGCGCCGTGTACGTATTCGCGGTGTGCGAAGCCCCGGACCCGGCGGCGTTCGCCGGGCTGCCGGGCGTCGCGGCCGGTGAGCCGCTGAGACGTCTGCGGTGCGGCGCCCTGACCGCGATCGTCCAGACCGTCAGGGCGGCGGACTTCACCGACGAGGTGTGGCAGGCCCGCGTGGCCGACCGGAGCGAGCTCGAACGCTACGCACGCGCGCACCACGACGTGGTGTCGGCGGTGGCGGCGTCGTGCCCCACCGTCCCGCTCCCGCTCGCCACGCTCTACCACGGCGAGGCGCGGGCGCGGCAGTCGCTCCTCGACGAATCCGAGCGCTTCCGCGCCGCACTGGAACGCACCGCGGGCCATGCCGAATGGGGGGTCAAGGTCTACGCGGCCGAACCCCCGGAGTCGGCACCGGACCCGGAGCCGGTGCCCCTGCGGCCGGACAGAGCCGCCCGGGGCACCCGCCCGGCGCCCGGAGCCGGGCTCGCCTACCTCGAACGCAAGCGAGGAGTGCAGGCGCGGCGCGAACAGAGGCACGAGGAAGCCCTCCGGGTCGCCGAGACGGTGGACGCCGGATTCCAGGACCTCGCCGCCGCCGGCCGCCGACTGCGGTTGCACGCTTCCGTGCCCGAGGAGAACGGCCGCGTCCAGGTGCTCAACGCCACGTACCTGGTGGCGGAGCATCTGGAGGCCGACATCGAGGCGCTCACCCGGACGCTGCGGGACGGGACCGGTGCCCGGATCGAGATCTCCGGTCCCTGGGTGCCGTACTCGTTCGTCGGAGAGGTGTAG
- a CDS encoding gas vesicle protein, which translates to MVRDVVPWDNPEPLSGPIGVPLVDLLDRVLATGVVISGDLVIAIADVPLVRLSLHALLSSVNERVPAPWADGGPL; encoded by the coding sequence ATGGTGCGTGACGTGGTGCCCTGGGACAACCCGGAGCCTCTGAGCGGCCCCATCGGGGTGCCGCTCGTCGACCTGCTGGACCGGGTTCTTGCGACGGGCGTGGTGATCAGCGGTGATCTGGTCATCGCGATCGCGGACGTTCCGCTCGTGAGGCTCTCGCTCCATGCCCTGCTCTCCTCCGTCAACGAACGTGTCCCGGCCCCCTGGGCGGACGGAGGCCCGTTGTGA
- a CDS encoding gas vesicle protein K has protein sequence MTTTRLDTTTRLDVDSDQLGRDLVALVLTVVELLRQLMERQAIRRIDQGDLTDGQVDEIGTTLMLLDERMAELCEQHGVRPEDLNLDLGPLGSLLPRD, from the coding sequence GTGACGACCACGCGACTCGACACGACCACGCGACTCGACGTCGACTCGGACCAGTTGGGGCGCGATCTCGTGGCCCTCGTGCTGACCGTCGTCGAACTGCTGCGGCAGCTGATGGAGCGACAGGCCATCCGCCGTATCGACCAGGGGGACCTCACCGACGGTCAGGTGGACGAGATCGGGACCACGCTCATGCTGCTGGACGAGAGGATGGCGGAACTCTGTGAGCAGCACGGGGTGCGTCCGGAAGACCTCAATCTGGACCTGGGGCCGCTCGGGTCTCTCCTGCCGCGTGATTGA
- a CDS encoding DUF6131 family protein, producing the protein MIIIGAILLILGLVTGLGVLWTIGIILLVIGLALWILGAVGHAVGGRRHYW; encoded by the coding sequence ATGATCATCATTGGGGCCATTCTTCTGATTCTCGGTCTGGTGACCGGTCTCGGTGTCCTGTGGACCATCGGAATCATCCTGCTCGTCATCGGGCTCGCCCTCTGGATCCTGGGGGCCGTGGGGCACGCGGTCGGGGGGCGCCGTCACTACTGGTGA
- a CDS encoding lytic polysaccharide monooxygenase auxiliary activity family 9 protein codes for MNCHDRVSLRASGLALRLFGVLLAFLLCLLPWTGTANAHGSVVDPASRNYGCWLRWGDDFQNPAMEQEDPMCWQAWQADPNAMWNWNGLYRNGSGGNFPAAVPDGQLCSGGRTESGRYNALDTVGAWKTTDITGDFTVKLYDQASHGADYFRVYVSKEGFDPATEALAWSDLQLVAETGSYAPSQNYEIPVTTSGLSGRHVVYTIWQASHMDQTYFLCSDVNFT; via the coding sequence ATGAATTGTCATGATCGCGTCAGTTTACGTGCGAGTGGACTGGCTCTGCGCCTCTTCGGCGTCCTCCTCGCCTTCCTCCTCTGCCTCCTCCCGTGGACGGGCACCGCGAACGCCCACGGTTCCGTCGTCGACCCGGCCTCCCGCAACTACGGCTGCTGGCTGCGCTGGGGCGATGACTTCCAGAACCCCGCCATGGAGCAGGAGGACCCCATGTGCTGGCAGGCCTGGCAGGCCGACCCCAACGCCATGTGGAACTGGAACGGGCTGTACCGCAACGGCTCGGGCGGTAACTTCCCGGCTGCCGTGCCCGACGGTCAGCTGTGCAGCGGCGGCCGGACGGAGAGCGGCCGGTACAACGCCCTCGACACCGTCGGCGCCTGGAAGACCACGGACATCACCGGCGACTTCACCGTGAAGCTGTACGACCAGGCCAGTCACGGTGCGGACTACTTCCGGGTGTACGTCAGCAAGGAGGGCTTCGACCCCGCCACGGAGGCGCTGGCCTGGAGCGATCTCCAGCTGGTCGCCGAGACCGGCAGTTACGCCCCCAGCCAGAACTACGAGATCCCCGTGACCACCTCCGGCCTCAGCGGCCGTCATGTGGTCTACACGATCTGGCAGGCGTCGCACATGGACCAGACCTACTTCCTCTGCAGCGACGTGAACTTCACCTGA
- a CDS encoding MFS transporter, with amino-acid sequence MTDSRAKSAPVAESPKRGRGNGIALLIIASCQLMVVLDITIVNIALPHIQTSLGFSTESLSWVINAYTLTFGGLLLLGGRLGDILGRRRVFVFGVLLFVLASLLGGLSQESWQLLAARALQGVGGAIASPTALSLITTTFDEGPARNRAFGVFAAVSAGGSAIGLLAGGVLVEWLDWRWVLFVNVPIGLLIAFATPRFIKESERHPGHFDVLGALTSTLGMVLLVYGFIRASEDGWSDVVTIGAFVAAVVFLLAFLAVERGSKQPITPLRMFRDRNRAGTYGMMLSLAAAMFGMFFFLTLFVQNILDFSPLQAGLAFLPVSVIIAISAGLASQLLPRWGPKPFMVVGALFAAAGLGWLTRTDIDSTYLGSILGPVLVFGFGMGMQFVSLTLMAVSGVASREAGAASGVLNATQQVGGSLGLSILVTVFGTASRNEATDQIPRFMAEATPAQQLEFRRTGELPSPWGDQVLASGVSSAFVAAAVFAVVAALIAVLVIQVRSSDLERLRGGGAMATPMVDDDTAEGPAGHERAEGVRDAGMPTRERGGGDGSAPPG; translated from the coding sequence ATGACAGATTCCCGAGCGAAGTCCGCGCCGGTTGCCGAATCCCCGAAGCGGGGCCGCGGCAACGGGATCGCGCTGCTCATCATCGCCTCGTGCCAGTTGATGGTGGTTCTCGACATCACCATCGTGAACATCGCTCTGCCGCACATCCAGACGTCCCTCGGGTTCTCGACCGAGAGCCTGTCGTGGGTCATCAACGCCTACACCCTGACGTTCGGCGGGCTGCTCCTGCTCGGTGGGCGGCTGGGTGACATCCTCGGACGCCGGAGGGTCTTCGTCTTCGGCGTCCTGCTCTTCGTGCTGGCGTCCTTGCTGGGCGGGCTCTCGCAGGAGTCCTGGCAGTTGCTGGCCGCGCGTGCGTTGCAGGGCGTCGGTGGCGCGATCGCCTCGCCGACCGCCCTCTCCCTCATCACCACGACCTTCGACGAGGGCCCCGCGCGCAACCGGGCGTTCGGCGTGTTCGCGGCGGTCTCGGCGGGCGGAAGCGCGATCGGACTGCTCGCCGGCGGTGTGCTCGTGGAGTGGCTCGACTGGCGGTGGGTGCTCTTCGTCAACGTGCCCATCGGCCTGCTGATCGCCTTCGCGACACCGCGCTTCATCAAGGAATCCGAACGCCACCCCGGCCACTTCGATGTGCTCGGCGCGCTCACGTCCACGCTGGGGATGGTGCTGCTCGTCTACGGCTTCATCCGGGCGTCCGAGGACGGCTGGAGCGACGTCGTGACCATCGGGGCATTCGTCGCCGCCGTGGTGTTCCTCCTCGCCTTCCTGGCCGTCGAACGCGGATCGAAGCAACCCATCACACCTCTGCGCATGTTCCGGGACCGCAATCGTGCCGGGACCTACGGGATGATGCTGAGCCTCGCCGCGGCCATGTTCGGGATGTTCTTCTTCCTGACGCTCTTCGTGCAGAACATCCTTGATTTCAGCCCGCTGCAGGCCGGACTGGCCTTCCTGCCGGTGAGCGTGATCATCGCGATCAGCGCGGGACTGGCCTCCCAACTACTGCCCAGGTGGGGGCCCAAACCCTTCATGGTGGTCGGTGCGCTCTTCGCCGCTGCGGGGCTCGGCTGGCTGACCCGTACCGACATCGACAGCACCTACCTCGGAAGCATCCTCGGCCCTGTGCTGGTCTTCGGCTTCGGCATGGGCATGCAGTTCGTCTCGCTGACGCTGATGGCGGTGTCGGGGGTGGCGTCGAGGGAGGCGGGGGCCGCGTCGGGAGTCCTCAACGCCACCCAGCAGGTGGGCGGTTCCCTGGGGCTGTCCATCCTGGTCACCGTGTTCGGCACGGCCAGCCGCAACGAGGCGACGGACCAGATACCCCGGTTCATGGCCGAGGCGACCCCGGCCCAGCAGCTCGAATTCCGCAGGACGGGAGAGCTCCCCTCGCCGTGGGGCGACCAGGTGCTGGCCTCGGGCGTCTCCAGTGCCTTCGTCGCCGCGGCGGTCTTCGCCGTCGTGGCCGCGCTGATCGCCGTCCTCGTCATCCAGGTCCGCTCCTCCGACCTGGAACGCCTGCGGGGCGGCGGCGCCATGGCGACGCCGATGGTGGACGACGACACCGCGGAGGGCCCGGCCGGTCACGAGCGTGCGGAAGGGGTGCGCGACGCCGGAATGCCGACACGTGAACGAGGTGGAGGCGACGGGTCCGCGCCCCCTGGCTAG
- a CDS encoding N-acetylmuramoyl-L-alanine amidase: MQRRRILQGAAVTAAAALLPASVRAVAAPPAETDYGGAQWFPASESNCTPSRRSSERPVDLVVIHVAQQTFSQTVGIFRNPAKEVSAHYVVRSGDGFVAQCVRERDIAWHAGSWDHNTRSIGIEHEGWIDQPAYFTHTMYARSAKLTADICDRYGLPKDRAHIIGHHEVPGSDHTDPGPHWDWVRYIRLVNLA, from the coding sequence ATGCAGCGCAGGCGGATTCTTCAGGGCGCCGCGGTCACGGCCGCCGCGGCGCTCCTTCCCGCGTCCGTCCGGGCCGTGGCCGCTCCCCCGGCGGAGACCGACTACGGGGGCGCACAGTGGTTTCCGGCGTCGGAGTCCAACTGCACGCCGTCGAGACGTTCTTCGGAGCGTCCTGTCGACCTGGTCGTCATCCACGTCGCCCAGCAGACGTTCTCGCAGACGGTCGGCATCTTCCGGAATCCGGCCAAGGAGGTGTCCGCCCACTACGTGGTGCGCTCGGGCGACGGATTCGTCGCCCAGTGCGTGCGGGAACGGGACATCGCCTGGCACGCGGGGAGCTGGGACCACAACACCCGCAGCATCGGTATCGAGCACGAGGGCTGGATCGACCAGCCCGCCTACTTCACCCACACGATGTACGCGCGTTCGGCGAAGCTCACCGCGGACATCTGTGACCGCTACGGCCTGCCCAAGGACCGCGCGCACATCATCGGCCACCACGAAGTGCCGGGAAGCGACCACACCGATCCGGGTCCCCACTGGGACTGGGTGCGCTACATCCGTCTCGTCAACCTGGCCTGA
- a CDS encoding SWIM zinc finger family protein yields the protein MNEGHEPERTFAPLPPAQGRAFASSWWGRAWLKALEDTALDGAQLKKGRRLAREGGVGAVSVRPGRLTAVVQDRDSSAYRSDVLLQELSEEDWDRFLDMASERSGHIAALLDREMPPHLVEDAAAAGLELLPGIGDLEPECSCDAWDHCPHTGALCYQVARLLDEDPFVLLLLRGRDERRLLDELQARSTARAGRGSDDAAPAEDLADSPSRQGVRADEAFAARDILPPLPPPPPLPAEPGLPPSLDAEWDPEAGIDAAALEFLAADSAVRAFAMLADALGARHGQQPPAAELTPEQDAVRLAAGSRAGTHVTARLATASGRGPAGLDAAVRAWRYGGAAALAVCDEEWLPDPEMLARALAQLAAAWEEGEGPRLRAAGNRWTLVGSGTQLRLGRDGRWWPYIQEAGRWLPAGPAEDDPGAALAGVLSGT from the coding sequence ATGAACGAGGGTCACGAGCCGGAGCGTACGTTCGCGCCCCTCCCGCCCGCACAGGGCCGCGCCTTCGCCTCGTCCTGGTGGGGCCGGGCCTGGCTGAAGGCGCTGGAGGACACGGCACTCGACGGCGCGCAGCTGAAGAAGGGGCGGAGACTGGCCCGGGAGGGCGGAGTCGGCGCGGTGTCGGTCCGGCCCGGCCGGCTCACCGCGGTCGTGCAGGACCGCGACTCGTCGGCGTACCGCAGTGACGTGCTGCTCCAGGAGCTGAGCGAGGAGGACTGGGACCGCTTCCTGGACATGGCGTCCGAACGGTCCGGGCACATCGCGGCCCTGCTCGACCGTGAGATGCCGCCGCACCTGGTGGAGGACGCGGCCGCGGCCGGGCTCGAACTGCTGCCCGGGATCGGCGACCTGGAGCCCGAGTGCAGCTGCGACGCGTGGGACCACTGCCCGCATACGGGCGCCCTCTGCTACCAGGTCGCGCGGCTGCTCGACGAGGACCCCTTCGTACTGCTGCTGTTGCGGGGCCGTGACGAGCGGCGGCTGCTCGACGAACTGCAGGCGCGCAGTACGGCGCGAGCGGGCCGCGGGTCCGACGACGCGGCTCCGGCGGAGGACCTCGCCGACAGCCCGTCGCGGCAGGGCGTGCGGGCGGACGAGGCCTTCGCGGCCCGGGACATCCTGCCGCCCCTTCCGCCTCCCCCACCCCTGCCCGCGGAGCCGGGCCTGCCGCCGTCGCTGGACGCGGAGTGGGATCCGGAGGCCGGAATCGACGCTGCCGCGCTGGAGTTCCTGGCGGCGGACAGCGCCGTGCGGGCGTTCGCGATGCTGGCGGACGCACTCGGCGCGCGCCACGGACAGCAGCCCCCGGCAGCGGAGCTGACGCCCGAGCAGGACGCGGTGCGGCTGGCCGCCGGCAGCAGGGCCGGCACCCACGTCACGGCGCGGCTGGCAACGGCGTCCGGTCGCGGGCCGGCCGGGCTGGACGCCGCGGTACGGGCCTGGCGGTACGGCGGGGCGGCCGCGCTCGCGGTGTGCGACGAGGAGTGGCTGCCGGACCCGGAGATGCTCGCCCGGGCCCTGGCGCAGCTCGCCGCGGCATGGGAGGAAGGCGAGGGGCCCCGGCTCCGGGCGGCCGGAAACCGCTGGACGCTGGTCGGTTCCGGTACGCAGCTGCGGCTCGGACGCGACGGGCGGTGGTGGCCGTACATCCAGGAAGCGGGCCGGTGGCTCCCCGCCGGACCGGCGGAGGACGACCCCGGGGCAGCACTGGCCGGGGTCCTGTCCGGCACCTGA